Genomic window (Lycium barbarum isolate Lr01 chromosome 2, ASM1917538v2, whole genome shotgun sequence):
GTCCACGACTCTATGAAAGTGCACGTAACAATACGTGAAACAATAATCTTTCAATTTTTTCAACGAGATCACTCCACACAGAGGCGAAGTTAGAATTTTTGATTTAAGGGTTCTGAATCACAACTCATTTTACTTACTGGGTTCGAATAGATTATTTGTATGTATATTCAATAACTTTTAATAGAAATACAGGATTTAAGCCAAAGTCGTTACTGCATTATGCCAAACCTGTCCACCCCAGACTTCGTAGCAACTTACTCTAAATTTGTATGACATGTGTAATAAAATTCTCTGAGTCTGCTAGAGTTTTCACCATAATAAACCATTGCAAAGAGACAATTTGGTCAGGTGTTTTCCCAGGGGACAACTTCAACGGTGGTGGATTTACTCTAAAACCAGGCCAATCCATGGTTTTCACTGCACCTGTTGGTTTTCAAGGCAGAATTTGGGGTAGAACAGGTTGCAATTTCGACAAAAACGGTAAGGGGTCATGCCAAACGGGTGATTGTGGTCCATCTCTCAAATGTTCGGGTACCGGAAAAACCCCTGCTTCACTTGCCGAATTTACCCTTGCTTCACTCGATTTTTACGATGTTAGTCTTGTCGATGGATTTAACGTGCCAATATGCGTTACACCACTTAATGGTAAAGGAAATTGTAGTGTTGCTGGTTGTAATGGTGATTTAAGAGACAATTGCCCCAAGGAACTTGCTGTTAAgaaaaatggaaaagttattgcatGTAGGAGTGCTTGTGATGTCTTTAACACAGATGAGTATTGTTGTAGGGGTAATTATGGAA
Coding sequences:
- the LOC132627056 gene encoding pathogenesis-related thaumatin-like protein 3.5 isoform X1, whose amino-acid sequence is MTCVIKFSESARVFTIINHCKETIWSGVFPGDNFNGGGFTLKPGQSMVFTAPVGFQGRIWGRTGCNFDKNGKGSCQTGDCGPSLKCSGTGKTPASLAEFTLASLDFYDVSLVDGFNVPICVTPLNGKGNCSVAGCNGDLRDNCPKELAVKKNGKVIACRSACDVFNTDEYCCRGNYGNPTTCQPTFYSKKFKEVCPTAYSYAYDDPTSIFTCSGTDYVIGFCTSTKKQVCSYHDHKLVCSGSNNLRSSISNLWMIILGLTLIANLKIIL
- the LOC132627056 gene encoding pathogenesis-related thaumatin-like protein 3.5 isoform X2, which produces MASYLVLLQRVLLILCLLSGVFPGDNFNGGGFTLKPGQSMVFTAPVGFQGRIWGRTGCNFDKNGKGSCQTGDCGPSLKCSGTGKTPASLAEFTLASLDFYDVSLVDGFNVPICVTPLNGKGNCSVAGCNGDLRDNCPKELAVKKNGKVIACRSACDVFNTDEYCCRGNYGNPTTCQPTFYSKKFKEVCPTAYSYAYDDPTSIFTCSGTDYVIGFCTSTKKQVCSYHDHKLVCSGSNNLRSSISNLWMIILGLTLIANLKIIL